In Desulfopila inferna, a single window of DNA contains:
- a CDS encoding PqiB family protein, with the protein MEPIPEFKKRKGISPVWILPIIALCISGWIAYTSYQNAGIGIVIFFDDASGITPGKTQIIYRGIPIGQISRLEPDLDNRRIKALAEIDKTAAGLLVEDTRFWIVKPEISAASVQGLDTLLSGSYIGIQPGTSSDPEETFTGLSSPPPIPAETPGLHVKLRAEELGSVQTGSGIYFRNIRIGSVTNVELEQGNDFVIINIYIKPDYAHLVKEDSRFSKAGGINISGKLTNLEVQIESLASLLKGGIVLFTPEVFKDSKPAQNRQVFPLYENIESARYGIPMTLQLASSTGITEGETQVIYRGLVAGIVEKIEFNEDERHSVTAHIMLDPRAERILRSTTEFWIVRPEISLEGMENLDTILSGPYITFLPGDGPFKKNFEILPEPPPLRPLRPGSELLLSAAKSHSINKGAPVKYKEKKVGEVLDVGFDDDFDKSEILIFIYEQYEELVQPSSVFWKEGGITFDAGFSGVHLQTDSLNAVLNGGISFITPKTAAATSPDKTDNINFSVYESYAEAVRESPLLQSDGYHFQLKTDNPESFKVGTPLYYQKIEVGKVTGFRLSADNHTTIIDCFLEKQYAGTVNSSSRFYNISGITVKGSLSGFTVAAQSLQSIVTGGIGYFTPLRNALPQKNDIFPLYADRSAAEDIDKITVSVRFRESGDLRKDSPVRYKGVEIGHVSDLSFAENMNDIIVRLSIDKEAESFFRSRTMIWTEKAEMSLSGIRNLKNVLFGSYLSILPGSGNLSKEFIALSEPPSFTVENTAGLHVILESKHLGSLKIDSPVFYRQVKIGKVVSYKLSDTFRSVFIHLNIEDPYRPLIRENTKFWKASGARIEGGLFSGLSVSIESLEALLAGGIAVATPNNSRMLSGSEKYHFTLHDQAEKEWLDWQPEIKLVEGEE; encoded by the coding sequence ATGGAACCAATTCCTGAATTCAAGAAGAGAAAAGGCATTTCACCGGTCTGGATTCTTCCCATTATCGCTCTGTGCATCAGTGGCTGGATCGCCTATACCAGCTACCAGAATGCCGGCATCGGTATTGTTATTTTTTTTGATGACGCCAGCGGCATCACCCCGGGGAAAACCCAGATAATTTACCGCGGCATTCCTATCGGGCAGATTTCCCGACTCGAGCCTGATCTTGACAACCGGAGAATCAAGGCCCTTGCTGAAATAGACAAAACCGCGGCCGGTCTGCTCGTCGAAGATACCAGGTTCTGGATTGTCAAGCCGGAAATTTCCGCCGCCAGCGTTCAGGGCCTCGACACTCTTCTCTCCGGTAGTTATATCGGCATCCAGCCGGGGACCTCATCGGATCCGGAAGAAACCTTTACAGGATTGTCCTCGCCGCCGCCGATACCGGCCGAAACTCCGGGCCTCCATGTCAAACTGCGCGCAGAAGAGCTGGGTTCCGTGCAAACCGGGTCTGGCATCTATTTCCGAAATATACGTATCGGCTCCGTCACCAATGTTGAACTTGAACAGGGTAACGATTTCGTCATCATCAACATCTACATCAAACCTGATTATGCTCATCTGGTAAAAGAAGACAGCAGATTCAGTAAGGCCGGCGGCATCAATATTTCCGGAAAACTCACCAACCTGGAAGTACAAATAGAATCCCTGGCCTCGCTTTTAAAGGGCGGGATTGTCCTGTTTACCCCGGAGGTATTTAAAGATTCCAAACCTGCACAAAACCGACAGGTTTTCCCCCTGTATGAAAACATCGAATCGGCCAGATACGGCATTCCCATGACACTTCAGCTCGCCTCCAGTACTGGAATTACCGAGGGAGAAACTCAAGTTATCTATCGAGGACTGGTTGCCGGTATAGTCGAAAAGATCGAATTCAACGAGGATGAACGGCATTCGGTAACCGCTCATATCATGCTTGATCCCAGGGCGGAACGGATCCTCCGCAGCACCACTGAATTCTGGATAGTCAGGCCCGAGATTAGTCTCGAGGGCATGGAAAACCTGGATACTATCCTCTCCGGCCCGTATATCACTTTTCTTCCGGGTGACGGGCCATTTAAAAAAAATTTTGAGATTCTGCCGGAACCGCCGCCCCTCAGGCCCCTGCGGCCCGGATCCGAACTGCTCCTCAGCGCCGCGAAATCACACTCTATTAATAAAGGCGCTCCGGTAAAATATAAAGAGAAAAAGGTCGGCGAGGTCCTGGATGTCGGATTTGATGATGATTTTGACAAATCGGAAATACTGATATTCATTTATGAGCAATATGAAGAGCTTGTTCAACCCTCTTCTGTTTTCTGGAAAGAAGGAGGTATCACCTTTGATGCCGGCTTCTCCGGTGTTCATTTGCAGACGGACTCTCTGAATGCCGTCTTAAATGGCGGAATTTCATTTATCACCCCCAAAACTGCCGCCGCCACTTCCCCCGATAAGACTGACAATATCAACTTTTCCGTATATGAAAGTTACGCCGAGGCTGTGAGAGAATCCCCCCTGCTCCAGTCCGACGGTTATCATTTTCAATTAAAAACGGATAATCCCGAATCCTTTAAGGTTGGAACCCCACTCTATTATCAGAAAATCGAGGTTGGGAAAGTAACCGGGTTTCGCCTCTCGGCGGATAACCACACCACAATTATTGACTGTTTTCTGGAAAAACAATACGCGGGTACAGTTAATTCTTCTTCGCGATTTTACAATATCAGCGGCATAACCGTCAAAGGCAGCCTCTCCGGATTCACGGTGGCTGCACAATCTCTTCAATCCATTGTCACCGGGGGTATCGGTTACTTTACCCCTCTGCGGAATGCCCTCCCCCAAAAGAACGACATTTTCCCTCTCTATGCCGATAGAAGCGCGGCCGAAGATATCGATAAGATAACCGTTTCCGTCAGGTTCCGTGAATCAGGTGATCTGCGCAAGGACTCCCCTGTCAGATACAAAGGTGTTGAAATAGGTCATGTAAGTGATCTCAGCTTCGCAGAGAACATGAATGATATAATAGTAAGGCTTTCGATTGATAAAGAAGCCGAGTCCTTTTTTCGGAGCCGCACAATGATATGGACCGAAAAGGCGGAGATGAGCCTTTCCGGCATCAGGAACTTGAAAAATGTTCTTTTTGGCTCCTATCTCAGTATCCTGCCGGGATCCGGCAATCTCAGTAAAGAATTTATCGCTCTGTCCGAACCTCCATCCTTCACCGTGGAGAATACTGCGGGATTGCATGTCATACTTGAAAGCAAGCATCTCGGCTCGCTGAAAATCGACTCACCGGTCTTCTACAGACAAGTAAAAATCGGCAAGGTAGTGAGCTACAAACTCTCCGATACCTTCAGGAGTGTCTTTATCCATTTAAACATTGAAGATCCTTACAGACCTTTAATCCGGGAGAATACCAAGTTCTGGAAAGCAAGCGGCGCCAGGATTGAAGGTGGTTTGTTCTCCGGACTTTCCGTCTCGATAGAATCACTGGAGGCATTATTGGCCGGAGGGATCGCCGTGGCGACTCCGAATAATTCCAGGATGCTGAGTGGTTCGGAAAAATACCACTTCACTCTGCATGATCAGGCCGAAAAGGAATGGCTGGACTGGCAACCTGAAATAAAGCTCGTGGAAGGGGAGGAGTAA
- a CDS encoding N-formylglutamate amidohydrolase produces the protein MKEELTQDAMKLPLLISVPHGGYSVPPDIVHRIALDFSDIFPDSDPCTRSIYSFRDEVCYYHDSNIARAIIDLNRAPDDLPPENPDGVVKNHTVMETPVYRQGHRPDSRLIQDLLERYYYPYHQQIAEDMTDPALVCGLDCHSMLEYPPGTDTGENERPFICLSNCGDENGSGEDLDISCPADLINLFADCLRSEFPEEADRIVLNNPFKGGHISQLHGKQIPWIQIELNRSAYLRRPWFDPESLQVNGKRLQYLRHKLFQAILSFCEEAGSMRYLPNQPSLQYHLRHFAPSLL, from the coding sequence ATGAAAGAAGAGCTTACTCAAGATGCAATGAAGCTGCCGCTCTTGATTTCGGTTCCTCATGGCGGCTATAGCGTTCCCCCTGATATAGTGCATCGGATAGCCTTGGATTTTTCGGATATTTTTCCCGATAGCGATCCTTGTACCCGTTCCATCTATTCTTTCAGGGATGAAGTCTGCTATTACCATGATTCCAATATCGCCAGAGCCATAATCGATCTCAACAGAGCTCCCGATGATCTGCCTCCCGAAAATCCTGATGGTGTGGTCAAGAACCACACGGTCATGGAAACCCCGGTGTACCGTCAGGGACACCGACCTGATAGTCGGCTCATCCAGGATCTGCTGGAAAGATATTACTACCCCTATCATCAGCAAATAGCTGAGGACATGACTGATCCCGCCCTGGTCTGCGGTCTGGATTGCCACTCGATGCTCGAGTATCCTCCAGGGACCGATACCGGAGAAAATGAAAGACCTTTTATCTGCCTCAGTAACTGCGGTGATGAAAACGGCTCGGGAGAAGATCTGGATATCTCCTGCCCCGCTGATCTTATCAATCTCTTTGCCGACTGTCTGCGCTCTGAATTTCCCGAAGAAGCGGACCGGATCGTTCTTAATAATCCCTTTAAAGGCGGACATATCTCACAACTGCACGGCAAGCAGATTCCCTGGATTCAGATCGAACTTAACCGAAGCGCTTACCTGCGTCGTCCGTGGTTCGATCCTGAAAGCCTGCAGGTAAATGGAAAACGGCTGCAGTATCTGCGCCATAAGCTATTCCAGGCCATTCTTTCCTTCTGTGAAGAAGCTGGCAGCATGCGTTATTTGCCGAATCAACCCAGTCTGCAGTATCATCTGAGACATTTTGCCCCGTCCCTTCTGTAG
- a CDS encoding protein kinase domain-containing protein, whose product MRTIGKYIVQGRIGRGGMSSVYKARAPITARTVAIKILQPRDDIFIELVGEEGLRKIFLEEARLMGEISHDHVAKILDCDENDGSPFIVLEYFAHSIGSLIGETYLLEEPSRVISLNKAYRYIRQALHGLERLHFAGIIHRDIKPYNLMITNDDRIKIIDFGLSRVRGEEKTAIPGLQVGSPYYAAPEQEKEPKNADERADLFSVGIMAYRLVTGRLVSHKQHISPPSSFNPDLDSEWDDFLLKSISRDTRQRFQSALEMRQHLDELYTGWVRRSKKDCTYMAQDPVKTQPIPRSLRSRPVFILHKQLQKEFDLDSLMRPKNYSSHRFEIRDNNLLACLDTGQLWQRQGAGFPLTWNKAHEYIDYLNSRQWQGYTHWRLPTTEELGSLLRPPTSMRDFCFASYFSQDIHWLWSSDTCTRQKAWVVDIQESYFQELDKDGMAAVCGVVSK is encoded by the coding sequence ATGAGAACAATCGGTAAATATATTGTCCAGGGAAGAATTGGCAGAGGCGGTATGAGTTCGGTATATAAAGCCCGGGCTCCAATAACGGCACGCACTGTTGCCATAAAAATCCTGCAGCCCCGAGATGACATTTTTATAGAACTGGTCGGGGAGGAGGGGCTCCGGAAAATATTTCTTGAAGAGGCGCGCCTGATGGGGGAAATTTCCCATGATCATGTGGCCAAGATTCTTGATTGTGACGAGAACGACGGCTCGCCGTTCATTGTTCTTGAATATTTCGCTCATTCCATCGGTTCGCTCATTGGAGAGACATACCTGCTGGAAGAACCTTCCAGGGTTATCAGCCTCAATAAGGCCTACCGCTATATTCGCCAGGCACTGCACGGGCTGGAAAGGCTGCATTTCGCCGGTATTATTCACCGTGACATAAAACCTTACAATCTGATGATCACCAACGATGACCGAATAAAGATTATAGATTTCGGTCTCTCCAGGGTCCGCGGAGAAGAAAAGACGGCCATACCCGGCTTGCAGGTGGGTTCTCCCTATTATGCCGCCCCGGAACAGGAAAAGGAACCGAAAAATGCCGACGAGAGGGCAGATCTCTTCAGTGTCGGCATCATGGCCTACCGTCTGGTGACCGGCCGGCTTGTCAGCCATAAGCAGCACATTTCTCCCCCCAGCAGCTTCAATCCCGATCTGGATTCCGAATGGGACGACTTTCTGCTGAAAAGCATCAGCAGAGATACCCGGCAGCGGTTCCAGTCGGCACTTGAAATGAGACAGCACCTCGATGAGCTTTATACAGGCTGGGTCCGACGGTCAAAAAAGGATTGTACATACATGGCGCAAGACCCGGTAAAAACCCAACCGATCCCGCGTTCCCTCCGTTCCAGGCCGGTCTTTATCCTTCATAAGCAACTGCAAAAAGAATTTGATCTCGACTCGCTCATGCGTCCAAAAAACTACAGTTCCCATCGCTTTGAAATCAGAGACAACAACCTTCTGGCATGCCTGGATACCGGTCAACTCTGGCAGCGGCAAGGTGCAGGCTTTCCGCTCACCTGGAACAAGGCCCATGAATATATCGACTACCTCAACAGCAGACAATGGCAGGGGTACACTCACTGGAGACTGCCGACCACTGAAGAACTTGGCTCTCTTCTGAGACCGCCTACTTCCATGCGGGATTTCTGCTTCGCCTCCTATTTTTCACAGGATATCCACTGGCTCTGGAGCAGCGACACCTGCACCAGGCAAAAAGCCTGGGTGGTGGATATTCAGGAGAGCTATTTTCAGGAACTGGACAAAGACGGTATGGCCGCTGTCTGCGGTGTTGTTTCCAAGTGA
- a CDS encoding PilZ domain-containing protein yields the protein MNKNDRRYHERFLLQLQAKLSAAADSAGNPINEVTTAVNISSGGAFLITDIPIPLASRVYLEFLVDYDQLKKLRFILSAGSLKKLGAEKIWVKATGVVIRAEETGLGIIFDQDYQLSPMDTAG from the coding sequence ATGAATAAAAATGACCGTAGGTACCACGAACGCTTTCTCCTGCAGCTCCAGGCCAAATTAAGTGCAGCTGCGGATAGTGCGGGAAATCCTATCAATGAAGTAACCACCGCGGTAAATATAAGCTCCGGTGGCGCCTTCCTGATCACCGATATACCAATTCCCCTGGCCAGCAGGGTATACCTTGAATTTTTGGTCGACTACGATCAATTGAAAAAACTCCGTTTTATCCTTTCGGCGGGCAGCCTGAAGAAGCTCGGAGCCGAGAAAATCTGGGTTAAGGCAACAGGGGTCGTTATTCGCGCCGAGGAGACGGGTCTGGGGATCATTTTTGATCAGGACTACCAGCTTTCACCCATGGATACCGCCGGGTAA
- the prmA gene encoding 50S ribosomal protein L11 methyltransferase has protein sequence MKRWLKLSFITEPVLVDSIADFLIGIVGAGVEIGIDEDIYLKSLNAYVEKENPSQDELEEVLRLVADHTLELAEIFQVNPPELSWTIIEEEDWGKNWKKHFLPFAVTDGLVIAPSWENYQPKPGEEVLVMDPGMAFGTGHHATTALALQMLKEVMAQPNGPRSVLDVGTGTGILGMAAALLGAEKVLGIDNDPIAVAAAAENIEKNALGAVMAVRETPLAQLEEESSLVIANIVYDVLEWMSADLYRLTIKDGLVILSGILQERQAKSLIDVYEDLGFSLQKRKDRDEWAALLLKKVR, from the coding sequence ATGAAAAGATGGCTAAAGCTCTCATTTATTACAGAACCGGTTCTCGTCGATTCTATTGCCGATTTCCTTATCGGCATCGTCGGTGCGGGGGTGGAAATCGGCATTGATGAAGATATTTATCTGAAGTCCCTCAATGCCTATGTTGAGAAGGAAAATCCGTCTCAGGATGAGCTTGAAGAGGTACTCCGGCTGGTTGCTGATCACACTCTGGAGCTGGCGGAGATTTTTCAGGTAAACCCGCCTGAACTCAGCTGGACGATAATAGAAGAGGAGGATTGGGGAAAGAACTGGAAGAAGCATTTTTTACCTTTTGCCGTTACTGATGGACTTGTCATAGCGCCCTCCTGGGAGAACTACCAGCCTAAACCCGGAGAAGAGGTCCTGGTCATGGATCCGGGTATGGCCTTCGGCACAGGGCACCACGCCACCACGGCTCTTGCCTTGCAGATGCTGAAGGAAGTGATGGCGCAGCCCAATGGACCTCGCAGTGTACTCGATGTCGGAACCGGAACGGGGATTCTGGGAATGGCGGCAGCTCTATTGGGAGCTGAAAAGGTACTTGGTATAGATAATGACCCTATCGCCGTTGCTGCGGCTGCCGAGAATATAGAGAAGAACGCTCTTGGTGCCGTTATGGCAGTAAGAGAGACTCCACTGGCACAATTGGAAGAGGAATCTTCTCTGGTTATAGCCAACATCGTCTATGATGTCTTAGAGTGGATGTCGGCAGATTTATATCGCCTGACCATAAAGGATGGCCTTGTGATTCTCTCGGGTATTCTCCAGGAGCGGCAGGCGAAGTCTCTAATCGACGTTTACGAGGATCTGGGCTTTAGCCTGCAAAAGAGAAAGGACCGGGATGAATGGGCGGCGCTGCTTTTGAAAAAGGTACGCTGA
- a CDS encoding metallophosphoesterase family protein has translation MLIAIISDIHGNLEAFQKVIDHMEAQQPEKVICLGDLIGYGPDPDEVVRLFRYKGYLSVLGNHEAALQNRRMRNWLNFPARENSIETEKLLSRESFDFCCGLPETITVENALFVHGFPPASVLRSVTMASDSDLKNYFKSTNTDLCFVGHTHELLIFCWDGKSLRRESLDQDTYQLHRQHKYIINTGSVGQPRDGSNSAKYILWDTVRHRLEIIRIKYDYRSTARKIQKRGFSEAFGRRLL, from the coding sequence ATGTTGATTGCCATTATCTCGGATATCCACGGAAATCTCGAAGCTTTTCAGAAGGTAATCGATCATATGGAAGCGCAGCAACCGGAAAAGGTGATCTGCCTGGGTGATCTGATCGGTTATGGCCCCGACCCCGATGAGGTCGTCCGCCTCTTTCGATACAAGGGATATTTATCCGTACTCGGTAACCATGAGGCGGCCCTGCAAAATCGGCGGATGCGGAACTGGCTGAATTTTCCGGCCCGGGAAAATTCAATTGAAACCGAAAAACTGTTGTCCAGAGAAAGTTTCGACTTTTGCTGCGGCCTCCCTGAGACTATAACTGTCGAAAATGCTCTTTTTGTTCACGGTTTTCCGCCTGCCTCGGTATTGCGCTCTGTAACCATGGCCTCAGATAGTGATTTGAAGAACTACTTTAAAAGCACGAATACCGATCTTTGTTTTGTCGGACACACCCACGAACTCCTTATCTTCTGCTGGGATGGCAAGAGTCTGAGGCGGGAATCTCTCGACCAGGACACATACCAGCTCCACCGGCAACATAAATATATCATCAACACTGGAAGTGTAGGTCAGCCCCGGGACGGCTCCAACAGTGCAAAATACATCCTCTGGGATACCGTGAGGCATCGCCTGGAAATCATCCGGATCAAGTATGATTATAGATCCACGGCGAGAAAAATTCAGAAGCGTGGTTTTTCGGAAGCATTCGGACGCAGATTATTATGA
- a CDS encoding paraquat-inducible protein A: MKHHFYNAIDYNTQFIACPDCDLLMHKIRPPDDRKSACPRCGRVLLQHCRDSVTRSLALALAGMCLYFPAVLMPLLTFQQLGLHETGNILQTIMKFLDRDYYFVAAAVFFSVVIFPLLKLSLLATVALCLRLRKYPPHLGRLFRIYNHLGEWVMVEVYLLGIVITVIKMLQTVEIDFNIGFFCFTGLVLITMASSLAVCRESFWNLIENKGKSDSLPVQRDTASTSPFANLTAAGNSLAVCSDCDKLSPVLNSMPEGQQRCSRCGAVLHLRKPASIGRTWALIIAAALFLYPANFLPIMRVEFFGIPSHSTILDGIILFFQDGSYVIGLIILTASILVPVFKIVGLAIVLLTIKLNRPRYLRQKTAMFRFIAFIGRWSMLDIFVIALLGFFVNFGFFSSIETAPAATYFCLMVVATMLAALTFDPRIMWDLLSSEKPQDKSAITGETLHGTNS; encoded by the coding sequence GTGAAACATCATTTTTACAACGCCATCGACTATAATACTCAATTCATTGCCTGCCCTGACTGTGATCTGTTGATGCATAAGATACGGCCCCCCGATGACAGGAAGAGCGCGTGTCCCAGATGCGGCCGTGTACTCCTTCAGCATTGCCGCGACAGTGTAACCAGGTCGCTTGCCCTGGCGTTGGCAGGGATGTGTCTCTACTTCCCCGCCGTCCTCATGCCTCTCTTGACTTTTCAGCAGCTCGGCCTGCACGAAACCGGTAATATCCTACAGACCATAATGAAATTTCTCGACAGAGACTATTATTTTGTTGCCGCAGCCGTATTCTTTTCTGTCGTCATTTTTCCGTTGCTTAAGCTCTCTCTTCTGGCAACTGTGGCTTTATGCCTTCGTCTCCGCAAGTATCCGCCCCATCTGGGCAGATTATTCCGAATATATAACCATCTTGGTGAATGGGTCATGGTCGAAGTCTATCTTCTCGGCATTGTGATAACGGTTATCAAGATGCTGCAAACGGTGGAAATAGATTTCAATATAGGCTTTTTCTGTTTTACAGGCCTGGTATTGATAACCATGGCAAGTTCGCTGGCAGTATGCCGGGAAAGCTTCTGGAATCTTATAGAAAATAAGGGTAAGAGCGATTCGCTGCCGGTACAGAGAGATACGGCTTCTACTTCCCCTTTCGCTAATCTTACGGCGGCCGGCAATAGTCTGGCGGTCTGCAGCGATTGCGACAAGCTCTCGCCTGTCCTGAATTCTATGCCTGAGGGTCAGCAACGCTGCAGTCGCTGCGGCGCTGTTCTTCATCTGCGGAAACCAGCCAGTATAGGCCGGACCTGGGCACTCATAATCGCCGCCGCCCTTTTTCTCTATCCCGCCAATTTTTTACCTATAATGCGTGTCGAATTTTTCGGTATACCCAGCCATTCCACCATTCTCGACGGTATTATTCTCTTCTTTCAGGACGGCTCCTATGTCATAGGGCTGATAATACTTACAGCCTCAATCCTGGTTCCCGTCTTCAAGATTGTGGGTCTGGCCATAGTTCTGCTCACTATTAAATTAAATCGTCCGAGATATCTACGGCAGAAAACCGCTATGTTTCGTTTTATAGCGTTTATCGGCAGGTGGTCCATGCTTGATATTTTTGTCATTGCCCTGCTCGGTTTCTTTGTGAATTTTGGTTTTTTCTCCTCAATTGAAACAGCACCGGCAGCTACCTATTTCTGCCTGATGGTGGTCGCCACAATGCTTGCAGCGCTAACATTCGACCCACGAATCATGTGGGATCTGCTATCCTCGGAAAAACCGCAGGATAAATCGGCCATAACCGGGGAAACACTTCATGGAACCAATTCCTGA
- a CDS encoding RsmE family RNA methyltransferase yields MRRFFFNTEQRSGETVILCADESRHISRVLRYKPGRQVELQDGKGTIYLAEIMDTSENVRLRILAERSGAKKGNTGLLVGQGVIKTKKLELVLQKCTELGVDGFYPFLSSRCQGDLIRQYRGKGERWRRIIDEACKQCLRSRPMDLQAIHPFEEIIDLPEIEDNVVKLLFWEHERETNLASLQEPLRPGSPVFLLFGPEGGFCEEEIECAGRAGWQTVGLGQRILRAETAVIAAVSIVQHHLGNM; encoded by the coding sequence ATGAGACGATTTTTCTTTAATACTGAACAACGTAGCGGAGAGACGGTGATTCTCTGTGCAGACGAATCACGTCATATCAGCAGGGTTCTACGTTACAAGCCTGGTCGGCAGGTAGAGCTTCAAGACGGTAAAGGGACTATTTATCTTGCTGAAATTATGGACACATCCGAGAATGTGCGGCTGCGCATACTGGCCGAGAGGAGCGGAGCGAAGAAGGGAAATACCGGATTGCTGGTTGGACAGGGAGTTATAAAAACAAAAAAGCTGGAACTGGTGCTGCAGAAATGTACCGAGCTCGGGGTTGACGGCTTTTACCCGTTTTTGAGCAGTCGCTGCCAGGGTGATTTGATACGGCAATATCGGGGAAAGGGGGAGCGCTGGCGCCGCATTATCGACGAGGCATGCAAACAATGTCTGCGCTCCCGACCCATGGATCTTCAGGCCATCCACCCTTTCGAAGAGATTATCGACCTGCCGGAAATCGAAGACAATGTGGTAAAACTGCTTTTCTGGGAGCATGAAAGGGAGACGAACCTGGCCTCCCTGCAGGAGCCGTTAAGGCCCGGCAGTCCGGTTTTTCTCCTTTTCGGGCCGGAAGGCGGTTTCTGCGAGGAGGAAATTGAGTGTGCCGGCCGCGCCGGCTGGCAAACGGTGGGTCTGGGACAGCGGATACTGCGGGCTGAAACCGCTGTCATTGCCGCGGTTTCTATCGTCCAACACCATCTTGGGAATATGTGA
- a CDS encoding MFS transporter has product MFNTSQTGTYGSAMAFATAKWAIFLILILTYILVYFHRMAPGVVSEYLMMEFQISGTQLGTLSAIYFFVYAFMQIPSGVLADTLGTRTSIISGNLTAGLGSLCFGLATSFEMACVGRFLVGLGVSVVFVAIMKNNSVWFKERVFGVMSGLTLLVGNLGSILAAGPLSLLLDHYTWRSIFTGIGAMSIVLAILGFLVVRNRPEDLGFSAPNGPGNLRDGLQDSWMKNLLDVMRITRIWPGFWVQFGMVGGLYSFMGLWAIPFLRDTQAMGRNQAADYVSMMMLFFAGGALFLGWFSDKLGKRKPILLGSVLCYFGVCALLMFSPWQPGPAGYILFSLMGFAGAGFVLTFACAKEIIHPELSGMAVSVVNTGCFIGTALMQPLFGWIADIYWDGRVVDGMRIYSAADYHHGFWAMLVFAAIAVLGAIQVRETGCRNIYRSFS; this is encoded by the coding sequence ATGTTCAACACCAGTCAGACAGGCACCTATGGTTCCGCAATGGCCTTTGCCACGGCAAAATGGGCGATTTTTCTCATTCTCATCCTGACCTATATACTTGTCTATTTCCACAGAATGGCCCCAGGGGTTGTCTCTGAATATCTGATGATGGAATTTCAGATTAGCGGCACCCAGTTGGGAACCCTTTCTGCTATTTATTTCTTCGTCTACGCATTTATGCAGATTCCTTCGGGTGTGCTTGCCGATACCCTGGGTACACGAACATCTATTATCAGCGGTAATCTCACAGCAGGGCTCGGTTCCCTCTGTTTTGGCCTGGCGACCTCTTTTGAAATGGCATGTGTCGGCAGATTTCTCGTAGGCCTGGGAGTCTCTGTTGTTTTTGTCGCAATAATGAAAAATAATTCGGTCTGGTTTAAAGAGAGGGTTTTTGGTGTTATGAGCGGTCTTACCCTGCTGGTAGGCAACCTTGGTTCTATTCTGGCAGCAGGACCGCTTTCGCTCCTTCTCGATCATTATACCTGGAGGTCTATATTCACCGGTATCGGAGCGATGTCAATTGTACTGGCTATCCTGGGTTTTCTTGTGGTTAGAAACAGGCCGGAAGATCTTGGCTTCTCCGCCCCTAACGGTCCTGGAAACCTTCGGGACGGGCTCCAGGACAGCTGGATGAAGAATCTTCTTGATGTCATGAGAATAACTCGAATCTGGCCCGGTTTCTGGGTGCAGTTCGGTATGGTAGGGGGGCTCTACTCCTTTATGGGTCTCTGGGCGATCCCGTTCCTGCGGGACACCCAGGCAATGGGCAGGAACCAGGCGGCCGATTATGTTAGCATGATGATGCTTTTTTTTGCCGGGGGCGCACTTTTTTTGGGCTGGTTTTCCGACAAATTAGGCAAAAGGAAACCTATACTGCTCGGCAGCGTCCTCTGTTATTTTGGGGTCTGTGCACTGCTGATGTTCAGCCCATGGCAGCCGGGCCCTGCCGGATATATTCTTTTCAGTCTCATGGGATTTGCCGGAGCAGGGTTCGTTTTGACCTTTGCCTGTGCCAAGGAGATAATTCATCCTGAACTTTCCGGCATGGCAGTAAGTGTTGTCAACACCGGCTGTTTTATCGGCACTGCTCTGATGCAGCCTCTTTTCGGCTGGATAGCTGATATTTACTGGGATGGCCGGGTAGTGGATGGCATGCGTATCTACTCGGCGGCCGATTATCATCATGGATTTTGGGCGATGCTCGTTTTTGCGGCTATAGCGGTTTTGGGTGCGATACAGGTCCGGGAAACCGGATGCCGCAATATTTACAGAAGCTTCAGCTGA
- a CDS encoding pyridoxamine 5'-phosphate oxidase family protein, whose protein sequence is MKLQDFFETNSGRGVLSTADGAGNVDAAVYATPHFMEDQQIAFIMREKLSHSNLQENPKAAYLFMTEGKGVSGIRLYLEKTSEEQDSAKIEEIYRRKGKYEENKEAVRHLVYFKVNKILPLVGSGDPEVSL, encoded by the coding sequence ATGAAACTTCAGGATTTTTTTGAAACGAATAGCGGTCGGGGAGTTTTGTCTACCGCAGATGGAGCTGGAAACGTGGATGCGGCGGTGTATGCCACTCCTCACTTTATGGAGGATCAACAGATTGCCTTTATCATGAGAGAAAAATTGAGCCACAGCAATCTTCAGGAAAATCCCAAGGCGGCGTATTTATTCATGACGGAGGGAAAAGGGGTAAGCGGCATCAGGTTGTATCTGGAAAAGACGTCGGAGGAGCAGGATTCGGCAAAAATAGAGGAAATATATAGAAGAAAGGGGAAATATGAAGAGAACAAGGAAGCTGTCCGGCATCTGGTGTATTTCAAGGTTAACAAAATATTACCACTTGTAGGCAGTGGAGATCCCGAAGTTTCCCTGTAA